Genomic segment of Oryzias melastigma strain HK-1 linkage group LG21, ASM292280v2, whole genome shotgun sequence:
CAAGTCAATGTTTACAAGTGATACAATTAAATAACTGTAAGCTGAAAGTAAAAgttcaaatgtaaacttttactatttttttaatcagaaagtTCAGTTTGATTTTCCAATTTGAGGAAtcagtttttgacatttctattctataaataaaatatttaaatgaatagtgactaaaactgaaaaaatggcatttcatttttaacattgtgattttttacacaaaaaatgacagaaaatgtattttgccttaaaaatttgaaataaaagtaattgattgatttgatcaTTTAATTATTGGCATTCTTATCGGTGGAGACTATTTGgcattgtttttattaacaatTACCTCACTTATATCTACGtacatattgtgtttttacaactttttaaataacttcTTTATTTAGCACTCACCAGTCCTGGGACTCGATCCAGCTGGCCAGCCCTTGCCGGATGTCCATGGGGAAATTATCATCATATAGGTAGTCCACGTGCTCCAGGAGCCGCATCTCCAGCTGCTGGATCTGCTTCCACTGGCTCATGATGCTGCGGAGCGGCTGATCCTCAGAGGGAGAGACGAGACGGACACCTCTCTCACATCCAACGCGAGACTTCTCACTGCTGGAAAAGTGGACGCGCTCTTTGTCGCCGCGCTGCTTTACCgtcagtctgattttttttcctttaacgtGCTCTAGTTCAGGAAGAAACCTCATTTATCCGCAAAGACTGCCTCCACCTGTcagaggccccgcccccttcctgcTGCGCAACGAGCTCAATGGAGAAAAAGCTGCAGACGtaaacaaagtaaacaaaaattcctttttatttacatttgtcaCGTTTGGCACCTTCTTGCTATGCAAAAATCCAGAAAACTTTAAGGTTGTGGTTAGAGGAACTGGGCTGAACATAATATTCTATAAGCAGATGTGGGAGGTAACGTGTTACATTTACTGACGCTGTGTAAAAAGTAGTAAATCTGAAATATATTAGGTAAACCTACagtttaatataattaaaagtaGAATACTATTAGACCATGTAACTGTAGTGTAGAAAGTAAACTTTGACTCATTAAGTGGTCTAATAATCTGTCTGCAACCACTGAGAATGGACAGTGGTCTCAACTATAGTCAGAGATTTtgacaaaagcataaataaacaaatgaatacaTACATTTGCATGACAGAATCAGAGCTATCAAATCCACCTGTTTGCAAAAGAGCTAATGCCACAGTAAAAGtgtcaaacaataaaaataaatatcaataatcATTTGAATTAGCAAAACGTTGCACAgcttattaaacttttatttttgtgttgcagTAGCAACAGTAAAGATGCCTGTTGCACATTGTTGTCATTTGTCATTTAGAgctatgtttagttttttacatgttttttgtatGCTTTATAGATCTGTCAAAatattagtcattttaaaaagtgtttctaatTCCCAACTGATTGTATTTCCACAACTTTCTCTGTTTCATTTTATCTCAATAATGTGATTTGGCAATTATACTCCcatccagcagggggcagaaACGCAAACATAAACAGACGATTGCGGTTAAGTGTCAATgatccatagactgtatataaaataattatttttacagtctatgcaATGATCactggtgtcaagccagcaATGATCCGggtgtgttttaaataaaaccaacattGCTGAGTTGATGTTAAGGGAAGAACGTAAGTGTTCAACCGTGTTATTAGTTCTTCTGCTGTTCTGTCAGAGTAACGCATTTGCTCTATCTTAATTATAGCTTTTTGTAAATAACTCTtccatattttcttaaataaaaccaGTGAATGTATTTTGTTTACAATGCTAACTGCTGAACCGCAAAGCAAACAAGAAGAAACATAGTTTaccttttaaatataaagttttatttggtcCAATTTAATCCAACTTAAGCCGTTTTAAGCACAAAAAGCTggatataatataatatttttgagtttattgtagatttttagttgttttgatGCCTTTCTATTGAAAACCTTTTATTACCTGATACACCACCTTGTCAAAACTTGTATCATTGTAAACTCAATTTCtcagtttttatcaaaaatgtataattttcttgaatacattttaataaattcttttatttttgtaatatttaccACCAACATATATCATTTGGAAATGTTAATGTGTCTTCTTGCACATGCAACAGCTGCGtgaggaataaataaaaagattaaacagACATCAAGCAGGGAACAGGACACTgagcaaatttatttaaatatttaaaagctataattttatgaatgaatggCTCATTGGccataaaagcatgaatgatgtgtatttctgtaaatgttttagtGGGACTTTGCTGCTCTCGCTGGTTTTGGCCAGGAAAAACTGACCTGAGTTATTCTTTTAGCCTTAAAGGTTATAGACCCTAAATAATCTCAATCCTTttgaaaaaatctttatttcatcAACAATTAATAGATTAATGAAGGTTTCATGTCAGAAAAGTAGATGAAATGTTGTTCCATCATATTTTATTgaaactttaaatcaaattaaatcaattaaatcaaataCATGATCAGCAACAACATCCGGATTTGTCGACTTTATAGAATGATGcataagaaaatgaatgaaaaaaagcaataaaactaTCAATATGACCaaaattttctgcaaaaagctaCTGCTCCTCAGGCTTGTCTGACTTGCACGATGCTCCTAAATTTCATTTAAGTGCGAGGTGCAGAGCACACTTACATGGTGTCTCCCTTGTGTGCAGGTGGAAGTGATCTTGCAGCAAAGCTTTCTTCGTAAACGTCTTGTGACAGAGGGGGCATCGGAAGGGCTTGGCAGCGGTGTAGGTGCAAATGTGCCGAGTCAAGTTGGCCCTCcctgaaaagctttttttgcagACCAAACAGAAATACTCTTTGCTCTCCTTGACATGGTCCATGTAGCTCTCGAGGTGTTGAAAGACTTTGTCACACTTTCTGCACAGGTATGGTCTCTGAACTGAGGCGTTTTCTGAATGCTCTGAGACATCTTCTGCAGTCATGTGACTTTTTGTCACCTGTTCTCCTGGGTGGGTTAACAAAGTCGAATCAGTTTTATCTTCATCTGGTTGAAGTTGTTCTATCAGTGAGTATACGtttccctcctcctcttcttgtGGTTTTTTGGGGCTTTCTGGTAGTTCTTCATGACTTGTATCATCTCTGATCTTGGAAACTGTGagagaaatgacattttcaaataactaggtactacaaaaatgaaaaataagaagcAGTTTGAAGAAAACTAATGAAGAAGACTCACTTTCGTCAGACTCCAAGACTATTTCAGTTAACTTCATTTTCTCTTTCGGCTctccttgtttttgtccaacTGCCTTCGCTTGTTGGCTTGCTTTCAGCTTTGGCTGAGTCGGGGACACTCGCCCTTCCTTTACCTCTTGATTTCTGGACTGGACTTCATCCTTTTCCTTCTGATCATCGCAGCTGGAATCCAGCCAGCTTCTGCTTggattctgttttaaaaatgtaagagtGGGACTGAGGTAAAGGGAGACCGCTTCTGTGCATTTGTCCACCACCTGGCTCATCTGGAGAGCGCTGGCTGCAGTTAAGTAGCTCACCAGCTCTCTCAGAGGCACCTGTAAAGCAACAACATGAACTGCCAAAGCAATATAAATGCTTGCTTGTAACAAGACTAAAGAGAAATTGCtaaaaagtttcagtaaaacaaaaattgcaCGGGAACCGTGTGTTGTACCTCTAAGAGTCCAGTATAGCAGGATAGGAGCAGTGACTCAGCAACTCTCCCACTGGAAACCACACTCACAGTCAGCTCTGCCTGGCCTTCATGGAGCAGAAATTGATCGCGAAGGAAGTCGGAAGATGCTGCAAGCACCACTCTGTGAGCCTGGAAATGGACAGACAGGCCGTCCTTTGGAGCCCCGATGATGAGAGTGATGTCGCAGAATTGACGCTCCCCTCTCAAAACATTCATTTTGCTAAGGATGGAGTCTCCATAGGTGGGGAAACTGAAGTGCAGGGTGTCAGAGGAGCTTGCCATGGTTCTTTGGGATGccataataacaaaaatattattattttagcaatttatttaatttacaatttgaaCCCTTTTCAACATGCAAATACgtgcaaaacaaacacacaacatttatatatttttttctccttaaatcTATGAATATGATTCAGTCTTACCATCAAATGTGGAACCATCCAATTCCAAGTTGCCCATAGAAGaatcccctttttttttaattaaatatatatatggtttTCAGCATTGTAGTCTCCAATACAAGACATTTATTCCATTACTATTGACCTTCAAAGGAACTATAATGCTCCACACAGCCAGTAGGATGGAATGCTGCAGAGAGTGGAGGAGAGAATGTGAAACCCAGCAGCAGAACATGCAATACTAAAACAAACCACCTGGTGGCATTGTAGCTTTTTATCCTGAGTGTGAGAAGGCGTCCAGTCCCATAAAGGGAAAATAAGAAACTGGGAGATTCACTAGGTTGTATTTTTTCATAGGGAACTCACACAAACTTTGCTCtgcagcattaaaaaataaagatttaaacttttttataaaggtaatgtaaa
This window contains:
- the LOC112154855 gene encoding zinc finger and BTB domain-containing protein 6; translated protein: MSQVVDKCTEAVSLYLSPTLTFLKQNPSRSWLDSSCDDQKEKDEVQSRNQEVKEGRVSPTQPKLKASQQAKAVGQKQGEPKEKMKLTEIVLESDEISKIRDDTSHEELPESPKKPQEEEEGNVYSLIEQLQPDEDKTDSTLLTHPGEQVTKSHMTAEDVSEHSENASVQRPYLCRKCDKVFQHLESYMDHVKESKEYFCLVCKKSFSGRANLTRHICTYTAAKPFRCPLCHKTFTKKALLQDHFHLHTRETPCKCALHLALK